The proteins below come from a single Flavobacterium lindanitolerans genomic window:
- a CDS encoding OsmC family protein has translation MKRNATAVWEGSLKEGNGKISTQSTVLSNVQYSFKTRFEHGNGTNPEELIAAAHAGCFTMQLTAYLNEAGFRVASIETKCDVDFQDGSVVGSHLSVIGRVDAISTDQFQELVKKAETTCPISRLLNTKITSNATLVLP, from the coding sequence ATGAAAAGAAATGCCACAGCAGTTTGGGAAGGTTCACTCAAAGAAGGGAACGGAAAAATTTCTACCCAGAGTACCGTTTTAAGTAATGTTCAATATTCTTTCAAAACCCGTTTTGAACATGGAAACGGGACAAATCCTGAAGAGTTAATTGCGGCAGCCCATGCCGGCTGTTTTACCATGCAACTCACAGCCTATTTGAATGAGGCAGGTTTTAGGGTAGCATCTATCGAAACCAAATGCGATGTTGATTTTCAGGATGGAAGCGTTGTAGGCTCACATTTGTCAGTTATAGGAAGAGTCGATGCGATTTCAACAGACCAGTTCCAGGAATTGGTAAAAAAGGCAGAAACAACCTGTCCGATTTCCAGATTGCTAAATACTAAAATTACTTCGAATGCTACGTTAGTACTTCCGTAA
- the rocD gene encoding ornithine--oxo-acid transaminase produces MSVLEKNNASEAISLEDKFGAHNYHPLPVVLSRGEGVYVWDTEGKRYYDFLSAYSAVNQGHCHPKIITALVNQAQTLTLTSRAFYNDKLGKYEEFVTRYFGFDKVLPMNTGAEAVETAIKICRKWAYEKNGIPENEAKIIVCDGNFHGRTTTIISFSNDENARKNFGPYTGGFININYDDIEALENVLATQKNIAGFLVEPIQGEAGVYVPSEGYLVKAKTLCEKHNVLFIADEVQTGIARTGKLLAVHHESVQPDILILGKALSGGAYPVSAVLANDEIMNVIKPGQHGSTFGGNPIAAAVAIAALEVVKDEKLAENADYLGTIFREKLGEYIKTSNIATLVRGKGLLNAIVINDTEESDTAWNICLSLRDNGLLAKPTHGNIIRFAPPLVMNEEQLLDCVSIIIKTLKEFEK; encoded by the coding sequence ATGTCAGTTTTAGAAAAAAACAATGCCTCTGAAGCTATTTCTTTAGAAGATAAATTCGGTGCGCACAATTACCATCCGCTTCCTGTAGTTTTAAGCAGAGGTGAAGGTGTGTATGTCTGGGATACGGAAGGGAAAAGATACTATGACTTCCTTTCGGCCTATTCTGCCGTAAATCAAGGCCACTGCCATCCAAAAATCATTACTGCTTTGGTTAATCAGGCACAGACCCTGACATTGACTTCCAGGGCTTTTTATAATGACAAGCTGGGCAAATACGAAGAGTTTGTTACCCGATATTTTGGGTTTGACAAAGTATTGCCAATGAACACTGGTGCAGAAGCAGTTGAAACGGCCATCAAAATTTGTAGAAAATGGGCCTACGAGAAAAACGGAATTCCGGAAAATGAAGCAAAGATTATTGTCTGTGATGGGAATTTCCACGGCAGAACTACAACAATCATTTCTTTCTCTAATGATGAGAATGCACGCAAAAATTTCGGGCCTTACACAGGCGGATTCATTAACATCAACTATGATGATATTGAAGCTCTGGAAAATGTTTTGGCAACCCAAAAGAATATAGCCGGTTTCTTAGTTGAGCCTATTCAGGGAGAAGCAGGTGTATATGTGCCTTCTGAAGGATATCTGGTAAAAGCCAAAACCTTGTGCGAAAAGCATAACGTTTTGTTTATTGCAGACGAAGTACAGACCGGAATAGCAAGAACGGGTAAACTGCTGGCGGTACACCATGAAAGTGTACAACCGGACATACTGATACTTGGAAAGGCATTATCAGGTGGTGCTTATCCTGTTTCGGCGGTATTGGCAAACGATGAGATTATGAATGTTATCAAGCCGGGACAACACGGTTCTACTTTTGGTGGAAATCCTATTGCGGCGGCTGTTGCCATTGCTGCTTTGGAAGTTGTGAAAGATGAAAAGCTTGCAGAAAATGCAGACTATCTGGGGACTATTTTCCGTGAAAAACTTGGGGAATATATCAAGACCAGTAATATCGCAACTTTAGTAAGAGGAAAAGGGCTATTGAATGCCATAGTAATTAATGATACGGAAGAAAGCGATACGGCATGGAATATCTGCCTGTCGTTACGCGATAACGGACTTCTGGCAAAACCAACACATGGTAATATTATTCGTTTTGCACCGCCATTGGTCATGAATGAAGAGCAATTGCTGGATTGTGTTTCCATTATTATCAAAACCTTGAAAGAGTTTGAAAAATAA
- a CDS encoding DUF1697 domain-containing protein, producing the protein MKSYVALLRGINVSGQKLIKMETLRKVMEDFGFQNVKTYIQSGNILFDTTGNMTPETLEKQIHDLIEAHFGFDVSVVVTDREMLQWISVNNPYLKEKEIDLKKLYITFLGSEPSKENIQALLNANFEPDEIIIKERIIFMKYNNPAGNSKLNNKLIENKLKVTATARNWNTTIKLLALFEERVVS; encoded by the coding sequence ATGAAATCGTATGTAGCTCTTCTTAGGGGAATTAATGTTAGCGGTCAAAAATTGATTAAAATGGAAACTTTAAGAAAAGTAATGGAAGATTTTGGTTTTCAAAATGTTAAAACCTATATACAAAGTGGAAATATTCTCTTTGATACTACAGGAAACATGACTCCGGAAACGTTGGAAAAGCAGATTCACGACCTGATTGAAGCCCATTTTGGTTTTGATGTTTCGGTTGTGGTAACAGACAGGGAAATGCTGCAATGGATTTCGGTAAATAATCCTTACCTGAAAGAAAAAGAGATTGATTTGAAAAAACTCTATATCACTTTTCTGGGTTCTGAACCTTCAAAAGAAAACATTCAGGCCTTACTAAATGCAAATTTTGAACCTGATGAAATTATTATAAAAGAAAGAATCATCTTTATGAAATATAATAATCCGGCCGGTAATTCAAAACTTAACAACAAGCTGATTGAAAATAAGCTGAAAGTGACCGCAACAGCCCGAAACTGGAATACCACAATAAAGCTGTTGGCGTTGTTTGAAGAAAGGGTAGTATCCTGA